Proteins encoded in a region of the Halioglobus maricola genome:
- a CDS encoding DsbE family thiol:disulfide interchange protein: MPARLKLFLPLILFVVLAGFLMRGLQLDPTALPSALIDQPLPAFSLTVLGSEKAIAREGVIGEVALFNVWATWCVSCRVEHPYLNKLSEAGVPIYGINYKDDDAAAVQWLEKLGDPYVLSIADRDGDLGLDLGVYGAPETYLVDAQGVVRYRHAGVVDERVWTTILEPIYRELGGEGGPG, from the coding sequence ATGCCGGCTAGGCTGAAGCTTTTTCTGCCGCTGATTCTATTTGTGGTGTTGGCGGGATTCCTGATGCGCGGTTTGCAACTGGACCCGACGGCGTTACCCTCGGCGCTGATCGATCAACCTCTGCCGGCGTTTTCCCTGACCGTTCTCGGTAGCGAGAAAGCCATAGCTCGCGAGGGAGTCATCGGCGAGGTCGCCCTGTTCAATGTCTGGGCCACCTGGTGTGTCTCCTGCCGGGTTGAGCACCCCTATCTCAATAAATTGAGCGAAGCGGGTGTGCCTATCTACGGCATCAACTACAAGGATGATGACGCCGCAGCTGTCCAATGGCTGGAGAAGTTGGGCGACCCCTATGTTTTGAGCATTGCTGATCGCGATGGCGACCTCGGTCTCGATCTGGGTGTTTATGGCGCGCCAGAAACCTACCTGGTGGATGCACAGGGTGTGGTTCGCTATCGTCACGCGGGCGTTGTGGATGAGCGCGTTTGGACCACCATACTGGAGCCTATCTATCGTGAGCTCGGCGGAGAAGGAGGCCCAGGATGA